The Acidobacteriota bacterium genome includes a region encoding these proteins:
- a CDS encoding class I fructose-bisphosphate aldolase, which translates to MADIARIEQLLGSEAESLLGHVCTGIPKELLTVPGPDTVDRAFGPSDRNNRTLASLQRLLGHGRLAGTGYVSILPVDQGIEHSGAASFAPNPIYFDPENIIRLAIEGGCNGVASTLGVLGSIGRRYAHKIPFIVKINHNESLTHPHTYHQVLFSQVEQAWDLGATAVGATVYFGADVCREELMEIAECFQQAHELGMACILWCYLRNSAFVVDGVDYHDSADLTGQANHIGVTIEADIVKQKQATKNGGYPAVGFGKTHDLVYSELVSDHPVDLVRWQVANCYMGRVGLINSGGSSGGAGDLAAAVRTAVINRRAGGQGLISGRKAFQRPMVEGVELLNHIQDVYLCDDITIA; encoded by the coding sequence ATGGCCGATATCGCGCGCATCGAACAGCTTCTAGGCAGTGAGGCGGAGAGCCTCCTCGGACACGTCTGCACAGGGATCCCGAAGGAGCTGCTGACGGTGCCGGGTCCGGACACCGTGGACCGGGCCTTCGGCCCTTCGGACCGGAACAACCGCACTCTGGCCAGCCTTCAGAGGCTGCTCGGGCACGGACGGCTCGCGGGCACCGGCTACGTCTCGATCCTGCCCGTGGATCAGGGAATCGAGCACTCCGGTGCGGCCTCGTTCGCGCCGAACCCGATCTACTTCGATCCGGAGAACATCATCCGGCTGGCGATCGAGGGCGGCTGCAACGGAGTCGCCTCGACCCTGGGCGTGCTGGGCAGCATCGGCCGGCGCTACGCCCACAAGATTCCGTTCATCGTCAAGATCAACCACAACGAGAGCCTGACCCATCCGCACACGTACCACCAGGTCCTGTTCTCGCAGGTGGAGCAGGCATGGGATCTGGGCGCCACTGCGGTGGGCGCCACGGTGTACTTCGGCGCCGACGTCTGCCGCGAGGAACTGATGGAGATCGCCGAGTGCTTCCAGCAGGCCCACGAACTCGGCATGGCCTGCATTCTCTGGTGCTACCTCCGCAATAGCGCCTTCGTCGTGGACGGCGTCGACTACCACGACTCGGCGGACCTGACCGGTCAGGCGAACCACATCGGCGTGACGATCGAGGCGGACATCGTCAAGCAGAAGCAGGCGACGAAGAACGGCGGCTACCCGGCGGTCGGCTTCGGCAAGACCCACGACCTCGTGTACAGCGAGCTGGTGTCCGACCACCCCGTCGACCTGGTCCGCTGGCAGGTCGCGAACTGCTACATGGGCCGCGTCGGGCTGATCAACTCCGGCGGTTCCTCCGGCGGCGCCGGCGACCTGGCGGCCGCGGTGCGCACGGCCGTGATCAATCGCCGCGCCGGCGGCCAGGGACTGATCTCCGGCCGCAAGGCGTTCCAGCGGCCGATGGTGGAGGGGGTGGAACTCCTGAACCACATTCAGGACGTCTACCTCTGCGACGACATCACGATCGCGTAG
- a CDS encoding patatin-like phospholipase family protein: MSNGPRIGLVLTGGGARAAYQVGLVRHLAKRLPEFHFDVLTGVSAGAINASFLASHTGSAAEATEELMSTWLDLTPDHVFRDDGWSLGKMVLRWLLNLASGGLRYRPQVRGLVDTSPLGNHLEDVLGVEAANGRVLPGIAKNLDRGRLDAVAVTTVEWSTGQTVTWVQGRDIETWERPKRRSERALLTLDHVLASASLPLIFPAVRIGDAWHGDGGVRLTSPLSPALHLGCDRLIAVSTRHEPLAPRAAAAAYPPPAQFAGVLLNAVFLDQLDQDANRMELVNGLLARMPESERGPLRLVDLVLLRPSEDLGRLASRFEPRLPKAFRFMTRGLGTRDTKSPDLLSLLMFQPDYIRALIEVGERDAEARHGEIAALLGGAATRS; this comes from the coding sequence ATGTCGAACGGGCCCCGAATCGGCCTCGTCCTCACCGGCGGCGGGGCGCGAGCGGCCTACCAGGTCGGGCTGGTCCGGCATTTGGCGAAGCGGCTTCCGGAGTTCCACTTCGACGTACTGACCGGCGTTTCGGCCGGCGCGATCAACGCTTCCTTCCTCGCCTCGCACACGGGGAGCGCCGCGGAGGCGACGGAGGAACTCATGAGCACCTGGCTCGATCTGACGCCCGATCACGTGTTCCGCGACGACGGCTGGTCGTTGGGGAAGATGGTCTTGCGCTGGCTGCTGAACCTGGCTTCGGGCGGCTTGCGCTACCGGCCTCAGGTCCGCGGCCTGGTCGACACCTCACCACTCGGCAATCACCTCGAGGACGTCCTCGGCGTCGAGGCGGCGAACGGCCGCGTCCTGCCGGGGATCGCGAAGAACCTGGACCGCGGCCGGCTGGACGCGGTCGCCGTGACCACCGTCGAGTGGTCGACGGGACAGACCGTGACCTGGGTTCAGGGCCGCGACATCGAGACCTGGGAGCGGCCCAAGCGTCGCTCGGAGCGAGCGCTGTTGACGCTCGACCACGTCCTCGCCTCCGCCTCGCTGCCGCTGATCTTCCCGGCGGTGCGGATCGGCGATGCCTGGCATGGCGATGGCGGCGTCCGCTTGACCTCGCCGCTGTCGCCGGCCCTGCACCTGGGCTGCGATCGCCTGATCGCGGTGTCCACGCGCCACGAGCCTCTGGCGCCGAGGGCAGCAGCAGCCGCCTACCCGCCGCCGGCCCAGTTCGCGGGCGTGCTCCTGAACGCCGTCTTTCTGGATCAGCTCGACCAGGACGCGAATCGCATGGAACTCGTCAACGGCCTGCTGGCCCGAATGCCGGAGTCGGAACGAGGTCCGCTCCGCCTCGTCGACCTGGTCCTGCTGCGGCCCTCCGAGGATCTCGGCCGGCTCGCGAGCCGATTCGAGCCCCGCTTGCCGAAGGCGTTCCGCTTCATGACCCGCGGTCTCGGCACCCGCGACACGAAGAGCCCGGACCTGCTCAGTCTCCTGATGTTCCAGCCCGACTACATCCGGGCCCTGATCGAGGTGGGAGAAAGGGATGCGGAGGCGCGCCACGGCGAGATCGCGGCCCTGCTGGGTGGGGCTGCTACGCGATCGTGA
- the lipB gene encoding lipoyl(octanoyl) transferase LipB yields MRTQRMELGNGATIRSAYLGRVGYEAGVELQHRLRRQLLDGEPDASDTLLLLEHPPTYTVGRNCDRSDVVADSDWLGQRGIAVAECDRGGRATYHGPGQLVGYPVIDLRADRRNVRGYVRDLQEVLVRTLATFGVAAEGGEERERIGVWVGRRKIASIGIHLRRWVTTHGFALNVSTDLDDFAGILSCGFDAGVMTSIEELTGSRPGLEDVAGCCAENFAHVFQRRLVPVEPAEFGFGVQPHGARIRDDARPLERRSPLS; encoded by the coding sequence ATGAGGACGCAGCGTATGGAACTGGGCAACGGTGCAACGATCCGCTCGGCCTACTTGGGCCGGGTAGGCTACGAAGCCGGTGTCGAGCTGCAGCACCGGCTCCGGCGGCAACTTCTGGACGGCGAGCCCGATGCATCGGATACGTTGCTGCTGCTCGAGCATCCGCCCACCTATACGGTCGGCCGGAACTGCGACCGGAGTGATGTCGTGGCGGACTCCGACTGGTTGGGGCAGCGGGGAATCGCGGTCGCTGAGTGCGACCGTGGCGGGCGTGCGACGTACCACGGACCGGGTCAACTGGTGGGCTACCCCGTCATCGATCTGAGGGCGGATCGCCGGAACGTCCGCGGCTATGTCCGGGACCTGCAGGAGGTGCTGGTCCGCACGTTGGCGACGTTCGGCGTCGCCGCCGAGGGCGGCGAAGAGCGGGAGCGAATCGGCGTGTGGGTTGGTCGCCGGAAGATCGCCTCGATCGGCATCCACCTCCGGCGCTGGGTCACCACCCATGGCTTTGCGCTCAATGTCAGCACCGACCTGGACGACTTCGCCGGCATCCTCTCCTGCGGCTTCGATGCCGGTGTGATGACTTCGATCGAGGAGCTCACCGGCAGCCGGCCCGGTCTGGAGGACGTGGCCGGGTGCTGCGCGGAGAACTTCGCGCACGTTTTCCAGCGTCGTCTGGTCCCCGTAGAACCCGCCGAGTTCGGCTTCGGTGTGCAGCCCCACGGCGCTAGGATCCGAGACGACGCGCGGCCGCTCGAGCGTCGGTCGCCTCTGTCGTAA
- the lipA gene encoding lipoyl synthase, whose product MDELVSIGAPPPGGGVSRLSRPDWLRIRLSTPEPYHRVRRLMEGLNLNTVCEEARCPNIYECWGEHGTATFMILGDTCTRRCGFCAVHTGRPAPGVDADEPARVAEAATAMGLRHVVVTSVDRDDLPDGGAGHFADTVRAIRDRLPETAVEVLTPDFRGVEDALDIVLAECPEVFSHNMETVPRLYRQARPGSSYQRSLALLADAAVRRDTGGYEGRVKTGLMVGLGETTVELEATIADIRAAGTEILTIGQYLQPTRDHLPVDRYVHPDEFARLRGFALGLGFSHCESGPLVRSSYHAHEHVARS is encoded by the coding sequence ATGGACGAACTCGTTTCCATCGGCGCTCCGCCGCCCGGCGGCGGCGTGTCGCGCCTGTCGCGGCCGGACTGGCTGCGCATCCGGCTCAGCACTCCGGAGCCCTATCACCGCGTCCGGCGGCTGATGGAAGGGCTGAACCTGAACACGGTGTGCGAGGAGGCGCGCTGCCCGAACATCTACGAGTGCTGGGGCGAGCATGGCACGGCCACGTTCATGATCCTCGGCGACACCTGCACGCGCCGCTGCGGGTTCTGCGCGGTCCACACGGGCCGGCCCGCGCCCGGCGTCGACGCGGACGAGCCGGCCAGAGTAGCGGAAGCCGCGACGGCCATGGGCCTGCGCCATGTGGTGGTCACCTCGGTGGACCGGGACGACCTTCCGGACGGCGGCGCCGGGCACTTCGCCGACACGGTCCGTGCGATCCGGGACCGGCTTCCGGAGACCGCGGTCGAGGTGTTGACTCCGGACTTCCGGGGCGTGGAGGATGCGCTCGACATCGTGCTTGCCGAGTGCCCGGAAGTGTTCTCGCACAACATGGAGACAGTTCCCCGGCTGTACCGGCAGGCCCGTCCGGGCAGCAGCTACCAGCGAAGCCTGGCGCTGCTGGCGGACGCGGCGGTCAGGCGCGACACCGGCGGCTACGAGGGCAGGGTGAAGACGGGTCTGATGGTGGGCCTGGGCGAGACGACGGTGGAACTCGAAGCGACGATCGCGGACATCCGCGCCGCGGGCACCGAGATCCTCACGATCGGCCAGTACCTGCAGCCGACCCGCGACCACCTGCCGGTCGACCGCTACGTGCACCCGGATGAGTTCGCGCGGCTGCGCGGGTTCGCTCTCGGACTGGGCTTCAGCCACTGCGAATCCGGTCCGCTCGTGCGCAGCAGCTATCACGCCCACGAACACGTCGCTCGCTCCTGA
- a CDS encoding glycosyltransferase — protein sequence MAGPAVDYVSPLPPVRSGIADYSVDLLEELAPLCDLRLVRLPGHRVASGVRRCYEVVEPAALDPARRLPFYQLGNNVYHEGVRRLALRSPGVVTVHDLRLHHLLVEATLASGDLDAYVAALGDEHGWEGAAAAIPTRWGAHGRARLFEMAAHGSLLVRQRGLLVHSEWGRRFLEDELAERASGHPLPEIRCVPMPMPAPDPPSRPAAAAWRQQLGVPSSAVLLGSFGFQTPIKRTDVLLRALAQPGMVDVHAVVSGEVAPQLDLATLIRDLGVQDRVTLTGYLDEATFPVAIAGCDLCLNLRYPSAGETSASLLRILALGRPAVVSNYGQFTDLPDDVVVKAPLADEPEAEAEALAALLRRLLATPDRLGGMGDAARSFIEREHRPAKAAEVVAEALTEWSGAPDDTASAPRPPHPSPPTSLTWGWLPGRIEVEGCERPWAEGERREVEIVVTNTGFATWLSGRRADGGVVLEPQLISGGRDLFRGRPWIPLPRDLAPGEACRIGLRLRRPIGPARLRLEPHLFGGGSMIHCGAEVFDREL from the coding sequence GTGGCTGGCCCGGCGGTCGACTACGTTTCGCCGCTGCCTCCGGTGCGGTCGGGGATCGCCGACTACAGCGTCGACCTGCTGGAGGAACTCGCGCCTCTGTGCGACCTGCGCCTGGTACGCCTGCCCGGTCATCGAGTGGCGTCCGGCGTGCGCCGCTGCTACGAGGTCGTCGAACCCGCGGCGCTCGATCCGGCGCGGCGCCTTCCCTTCTACCAGTTGGGCAACAACGTGTATCACGAGGGTGTGCGGCGGCTCGCCCTGCGGTCTCCCGGCGTCGTGACCGTTCATGACCTGCGCCTGCATCACCTTCTGGTCGAGGCCACGCTCGCCAGCGGCGATCTGGACGCCTACGTGGCGGCCCTCGGCGATGAGCACGGTTGGGAGGGGGCAGCAGCGGCGATTCCCACCCGATGGGGTGCGCACGGCCGGGCGCGGCTGTTCGAGATGGCGGCCCACGGCTCGCTTCTGGTTCGCCAGCGTGGCCTGCTGGTTCACAGCGAATGGGGCCGGCGTTTTCTCGAGGACGAACTGGCGGAGCGGGCGTCCGGCCACCCCCTGCCGGAGATCCGGTGCGTGCCGATGCCAATGCCGGCACCCGATCCACCGAGCCGGCCGGCCGCCGCGGCCTGGCGGCAGCAGTTGGGCGTTCCCTCTTCGGCGGTCCTTCTCGGCTCCTTCGGCTTTCAGACGCCGATCAAGCGGACGGACGTGCTGCTGCGGGCGCTGGCGCAGCCGGGCATGGTGGATGTCCATGCGGTGGTTTCTGGGGAAGTGGCGCCGCAACTCGATCTGGCGACATTGATTCGGGATCTGGGAGTCCAGGACCGGGTCACGTTGACCGGTTATCTCGACGAGGCCACCTTCCCGGTCGCGATTGCCGGCTGCGACCTGTGCCTCAATCTGCGCTATCCCAGCGCGGGGGAGACCTCGGCGTCGCTGCTTCGAATCCTGGCTCTCGGACGGCCCGCGGTGGTCTCGAACTACGGCCAGTTCACCGACCTGCCGGACGACGTGGTGGTCAAGGCGCCGCTTGCCGACGAACCTGAAGCGGAGGCGGAGGCGCTCGCCGCTCTACTGCGCCGGCTGCTGGCGACGCCCGACCGGCTGGGGGGAATGGGTGATGCAGCCCGTTCCTTCATCGAGCGCGAGCACCGGCCGGCGAAGGCGGCAGAAGTGGTTGCGGAGGCCCTCACGGAGTGGTCGGGCGCGCCAGACGACACGGCCTCCGCGCCTCGGCCGCCGCATCCGTCGCCACCGACGTCGTTGACGTGGGGCTGGTTGCCGGGTCGAATCGAAGTCGAAGGCTGTGAACGACCCTGGGCGGAGGGTGAACGGCGCGAGGTGGAGATCGTGGTCACGAACACCGGTTTCGCTACCTGGCTGTCGGGCCGCCGCGCCGATGGCGGCGTCGTGCTCGAACCCCAGCTCATCAGCGGCGGCCGCGACCTGTTCAGGGGCAGGCCGTGGATTCCCCTGCCGCGCGATCTCGCCCCGGGCGAAGCGTGCCGGATCGGCCTGAGGCTCCGCCGGCCGATCGGTCCGGCGCGGCTTCGCCTGGAGCCCCACCTGTTCGGCGGTGGCTCCATGATCCACTGCGGCGCCGAGGTCTTCGATCGCGAGCTTTGA
- the prfB gene encoding peptide chain release factor 2 (programmed frameshift), producing MIAADANRSLTELRTRLDGLRGIFDPAEVREQLAALDHEMEQPGFWDDPRKSAPLLRRRRTLERRQKTVDRLNEDSDEVEAWLELLAESAEAVEGEAELAEFIARVQRETEALDLELKLSGEDDDRSALLAIHPGEGGTDSQDWAEILLRMYLRWAEQSGFDVTLLERLDGDEAGLKSATVAVRGDYAFGRLRGESGVHRLVRISPFDAAKRRHTSFASVYAYPEIDDDIDVEIEDKDIRIDTFRSSGAGGQHVNVTDSAVRITHHPSGIVVSCQNERSQIKNRAMAMKILKARLYDRELQKRREEQAEREGQKMEIGFGSQIRSYVLHPYRMVKDHRTKLEVSAVERVLDGEIDPFIDAWLGQQLETA from the exons ATGATCGCCGCCGACGCGAACCGCTCGCTGACCGAACTCAGGACCCGTCTGGACGGTCTGCGG GGTATCTTTGACCCGGCCGAAGTCCGGGAGCAACTAGCCGCGCTCGATCATGAGATGGAGCAGCCGGGGTTCTGGGACGATCCCAGAAAGAGCGCGCCTCTGCTGCGCCGCCGCCGGACGCTGGAGCGGCGTCAGAAGACCGTCGACCGGCTGAACGAGGACAGCGACGAGGTCGAGGCCTGGCTCGAGCTGCTCGCGGAGAGCGCTGAGGCGGTCGAGGGCGAGGCGGAACTCGCCGAGTTCATCGCGCGGGTTCAGCGCGAGACCGAGGCGCTCGATCTGGAGTTGAAGCTCTCGGGCGAAGACGACGACCGGAGCGCCCTGCTCGCGATCCACCCCGGTGAGGGCGGCACGGACTCCCAGGACTGGGCCGAGATCCTGCTGCGGATGTACCTGCGGTGGGCCGAGCAGAGCGGGTTCGACGTCACGCTGCTCGAGCGGCTCGACGGCGACGAAGCGGGCCTCAAGAGCGCGACCGTTGCGGTGCGCGGCGACTACGCGTTCGGTCGCCTGCGCGGCGAGAGCGGCGTTCACCGGCTGGTCCGGATCTCGCCGTTCGATGCGGCGAAGAGGCGCCACACCTCCTTCGCCTCGGTCTACGCCTACCCCGAGATCGATGACGACATCGACGTCGAGATCGAGGACAAGGACATCCGCATCGACACCTTCCGGTCGTCCGGCGCCGGCGGTCAGCACGTGAACGTGACGGACTCGGCGGTGCGGATCACCCACCATCCCTCCGGGATCGTCGTCAGTTGCCAGAACGAGCGCAGCCAGATCAAGAACCGGGCGATGGCGATGAAGATCCTCAAGGCGCGGCTCTACGACCGGGAACTGCAGAAGCGGCGCGAGGAGCAGGCCGAGCGCGAGGGGCAGAAGATGGAGATCGGCTTCGGATCACAGATCCGGAGCTACGTGCTGCACCCGTATCGCATGGTCAAGGACCACCGGACGAAGCTCGAGGTCTCGGCTGTCGAGCGCGTCCTCGACGGCGAGATCGACCCGTTCATCGACGCCTGGCTCGGGCAGCAGCTCGAGACCGCCTAG